ATTCAGCGTTCCCATGCCATAGCAAATGGAGTGCATGTTGCCGTCGTTAACCGGGTAGGAAGGGAAGGGAAGATAAGTTTCTGGGGATCATCTTTCGTCTGCGATGCATTTGGAAAAGTACTCAAGAGGGCAAGTGAAAGGGATGAGGAAGTATTGGTTGTGGATTTGGACATTAGTCAAAACAAACGAATTCAAGAGGGTTGGGGATTTATTAAAAACCGACGTCCAGAGACTTATGGTTTGATCAATTCGCCTATCTTGAATGACATACCCCGGGAGTTAGGATACATCATGCCTGCCGAATGGGAAATTCATGACGCGACCTGGTTGGCATGGCCTCATGACCCAGAGACATTTCCTCGTAGAGTAAAACGGGTCGAGAAAATATATGTTGAAATAATAGAGGCTCTACATAAAGATGAGGAAGTGAATCTTTTTGTAAAAGATTCAAAGACGAGGACAAAAGTCATAGCGCAATTTGAGGAAAGAAGAATTGATTTGAGACGAATCAGTTTCCACATATGGGACTATGCTGATGTCTGGTTTCGGGATTACGGTCCGATTTTCATAGTTAATAAGGGCAAAAAACAAATAGCTATTCTTCACTGGATATTTAATGCATGGGGGGGGAAATACAAGGAACTCATCAGAGACACTCAAATCCCTTATATAATAAGTCAGAACATACCGTTGGCCTATTGTAGACCAGGAATCATCCTTGAAGGGGGCTCTATCGATGTCAATGGAATAGGGACCCTCTTAACGACTGAACAATGTTTGCTGCACCATGGCAGAAATCCCAGTTTCTCAAAAAGAGACATCGAAACCTATTTGATGAACTATCTCGGAGTTAGTCACATCATCTGGCTGAAATCAGGTATTTTAGGAGATGATACCGACGGCCACATCGATAATCTCGCTCGCTTTGTCAATCCGAGGACGGTCTTCTGTGCCTATGAGGAGAATGAAAAAGACGAGAATTATTCTATCTTGAAAGATAACTATCAGACACTGCTAAAATCAAAGGATCAAGACGGAGATAAATTGAATGTCATAAAACTGCCGATGCCTCATCCAATTCGCAGGGTTGTAAGGGGTAAAAGCATTAGGCTACCCGCGAGTTACCTCAACTTTTATATCGCCAATAAGGTGGTTTTGGTTCCAACCTTTCAACATAAGAATGACCAAATAGCAATAAGGATTATTAAAGACTCATTTCCGGACAGGAAGGTTATCGGTATCCACTGCTCGGACTTATTATATGGATTGGGGACGATTCATTGTATTACCCAACAGCAACCAGCCGTGGCTAAACAGGAACGCAGCTCAATCGATTGATGCATGGTCGCAGGTCCTGACGCCTCTTATTACATACTATTTAGTCGAATCAATAAAATTGTCAATTAATATCTTTACTACTTTGTTAATTCTCTCCCGACGTACGTCCTCCGGGATATCAGAAGTCGCGAAGGCCTGTAAGGCGCCTCTCCAAATAAGCGTTCTACTCTTCGCGTCTGCTAGGTCGATTATTACCGTTCCCTTTTCATACTCATTTATTTTATCTTTGTCTCCTGATAATTCTCGAGTTATTCCGTAATTC
This DNA window, taken from Thermodesulfobacteriota bacterium, encodes the following:
- a CDS encoding agmatine deiminase family protein — encoded protein: MVTKKNKNIVTIGLVQTRVSNNIALNMKKTIARIKDAAKKGAQFVCLQELYRTKYFPIDEKKDVAPLAETIPGESSSTLSRLAKELNVVIIAPIFEADSKGKFYNTAAVIDADGTLLGAYRKTHIPHDPFFYEKSYFEASDSGYRVFNTRNLNFGVLICYDQWYPEAARNNSLQGADVIFYPSAIGYLEGDSLPYSDWISAWETIQRSHAIANGVHVAVVNRVGREGKISFWGSSFVCDAFGKVLKRASERDEEVLVVDLDISQNKRIQEGWGFIKNRRPETYGLINSPILNDIPRELGYIMPAEWEIHDATWLAWPHDPETFPRRVKRVEKIYVEIIEALHKDEEVNLFVKDSKTRTKVIAQFEERRIDLRRISFHIWDYADVWFRDYGPIFIVNKGKKQIAILHWIFNAWGGKYKELIRDTQIPYIISQNIPLAYCRPGIILEGGSIDVNGIGTLLTTEQCLLHHGRNPSFSKRDIETYLMNYLGVSHIIWLKSGILGDDTDGHIDNLARFVNPRTVFCAYEENEKDENYSILKDNYQTLLKSKDQDGDKLNVIKLPMPHPIRRVVRGKSIRLPASYLNFYIANKVVLVPTFQHKNDQIAIRIIKDSFPDRKVIGIHCSDLLYGLGTIHCITQQQPAVAKQERSSID